A stretch of Patagioenas fasciata isolate bPatFas1 chromosome 4, bPatFas1.hap1, whole genome shotgun sequence DNA encodes these proteins:
- the AP5S1 gene encoding AP-5 complex subunit sigma-1 yields MGGPAARDRAAGRGLVAMVRAFVLLALGGPAPPGPAPCRVLYARSFGAPPGTPADPARQRLLRKEQLLAVARQVTSHCQLLQSSPALPPTPQPPEDPLSLQDAPGGLFHLPPGDPFPQGVTVAWLSVLAVAFALVCDPQENLSLAEMTLRRLAPRLLAALRLLGPGADVLLRPEAADAVLDRILPHGQMLFLNQAFLQALDREMGIKPAR; encoded by the exons ATGGGCGGGCCGGCCGCACGTGACCGCGCGGCGGGCCGGGGTCTCGTTGCCATGGTGAGGGCGTTCGTGCTGCTGGCGCTGGGCGGGCccgcccccccgggccccgccccctgccGCGTGCTGTACGCGCGCTCCTTCGgggccccccccgggacccccgcggACCCCGCTCGGCAGCGCCTCCTCCGcaaagagcagctgctggcagtggcCAG ACAAGTGACCTCCCATTGCCAACTGCTCCAATCATCCCCAGCactcccacccaccccccagccccccgaggACCCCCTATCTCTGCAAGATGCCCCAGGGGGGCTTTTCCATCTACCCCCGGGGGACCCCTTTCCGCAGGGGGTCACAGTCGCCTGGCTCTCCGTCCTGGCCGTGGCTTTCGCGTTGGTTTGCGACCCCCAGGAGAACTTGTCGCTGGCCGAAATGACGCTGCGCCGCCTGGCCCCCCGGCTCCTGGCCGCGCTGCGGCTGCTGGGCCCCGGAGCCGATGTGCTGCTGCGGCCCGAGGCTGCCGACGCCGTCCTGGACCGCATCCTGCCCCACGGACAGATGCTCTTCCTCAACCAGGCGTTTCTGCAGGCGCTGGACCGGGAGATGGGCATCAAACCAGCGCGCTGA
- the LOC139827882 gene encoding uncharacterized protein, which translates to MAEGPRGGTGGSPRPAAPPGGTPRRRRGGVPPARQGALAPSPAGACLPGRLPPGRPPLPLPFPLPLPVPPPRFRSLRHFRFLPPRPYARRKRARAPSASVSSAILDKGNAPAAGRARPSWRRGVALRGDVTPTAPPTPVSAILGHPSSGSFGFQQSFWPCPSAQTPSTGKTSPSHAGSITRWVHHTLGPSHVGSITRWVHHTLGPSHAGSITHSVHHTLGPSHVGSIARWVHRTLGPSHTGSITHWVHHTLGPSHIGSITSWVHHKLGPSPVGSITHWVHHKLGPSHTGSITNWVHHQLGPSPIGSITYWVHHKLGPSQVGSITRWVHHTLGPSQVGSITHWVHHILGPSPIGSITCWVHHPLGPLQVGSLTHWVHHPLSPSHAGSTTDWVHHPLGPSHTGSITHWLHHPLGPLQAGSITRWVHHTLGPSQVGSITRWVHHKLGPSQVGSITWWVHHTLGPSQVGSITWWVHHTLGPSHVGSITCWVHHRLGEPFPGAFQPGGDIRLVPSPSGAPRAQPPVFIDAATRRTASSPATLSEEQLWPRSWAESPWGARGGPQWGRRSASS; encoded by the exons ATGGCCGAGGGTCCccgcggggggacaggggggtccccgcggcccgccgccccgcccggggGAACCCCCCGGCGCCGCCGCGGCGGAGTTCCCCCGGCCCGGCAGGGGGCGCTCGCCCCGAGCCCAGCAGGGGCCTGTCTGCCCGGCCGCCTCCCGCCGGGGCGGCCCCCGCTCCCGCTCCCGTTCCCACTCCCTCTCCCGGTCCCGCCGCCGCGGTTCCGGTCCCTCCGCCACTTTCGCTTTCTCCCACCCCGCCCCTACGCTCGGCGC AAGAGGGCGCGCGCTCCCTCCGCCTCCGTGTCTTCCGCCATCTTGGATAAGGGCAATGCGCCGGCAGCGGGGAGGGCGCGGCCATCTTGGAGAAGGGGCGTGGCCCTCCGCGGCGACGTCACTCCCACTGCCCCGCCCACCCCCGTGTCAGCCATCTTGG gtcACCCATCGAGTGGCTCTTTCGGATTTCAGCAAAGCTTTTGGCCCTGTCCTTCTGCACAAACTCCCAGCACCGGCAAGACGAGTCCATCACACGCTGGGTCCATCACACGCTGGGTCCATCACACGCTGGGTCCATCACACGTTGGGTCCATCACACGCTGGGTCCATCACACGCTGGGTCCATCACACGCTGGGTCCATCACACATTCGGTCCATCATACACTGGGTCCATCACACGTTGGGTCCATCGCACGCTGGGTCCATCGCACGCTGGGTCCATCACACACTGGGTCCATCACCCATTGGGTCCATCACACGCTGGGTCCATCACATATTGGGTCCATCACAAGTTGGGTCCATCACAAGTTGGGTCCATCACCCGTTGGGTCCATCACACACTGGGTCCATCACAAGTTGGGTCCATCACACACTGGGTCCATCACCAATTGGGTCCATCACCAATTGGGTCCATCACCAATTGGGTCCATCACATATTGGGTCCATCACAAGTTGGGTCCATCACAAGTTGGGTCCATCACCCGTTGGGTCCATCACACACTGGGTCCATCACAAGTTGGGTCCATCACACACTGGGTCCATCACATATTGGGTCCATCACCAATTGGGTCCATCACATGCTGGGTCCATCACCCATTGGGTCCTTTGCAGGTTGGGTCCCTCACCCATTGGGTCCATCACCCATTGAGTCCATCACACGCTGGTTCCACCACAGATTGGGTCCATCACCCATTGGGTCCATCACACACTGGCTCCATCACACACTGGCTCCATCACCCATTGGGTCCATTGCAGGCTGGGTCCATCACACGTTGGGTCCATCACACATTGGGACCATCACAGGTTGGGTCCATCACACGTTGGGTCCATCACAAGTTGGGTCCATCACAGGTTGGGTCCATCACATGGTGGGTCCATCACACGCTGGGTCCATCACAAGTTGGGTCCATCACATGGTGGGTCCATCACACATTGGGTCCATCACATGTTGGGTCCATCACATGTTGGGTCCATCACAGGTTGGGTGAGCCCTTCCCTGGTGCGTTCCAGCCCGGGGGTGACATCCGGCTGGTGCCCAGTCCCAGCGGGGCTCCCAGGGCTCAGCCTCCTGTTTTTATAGACGCAGCAACCAGACGTACGGCGAGTTCACCAGCGACGCTGAGCGAGGAGCAGCTGTGGCCTCGCTCATGGGCAGAGAGCCCTTGGGGAgctcgggggggaccccaatgggGCCG ACGTTCTGCGTCTTCATGA
- the LOC136100902 gene encoding C-type lectin domain family 4 member F-like, with product MAAPGPDLYEPLQIHYPPSASAAPRAPPAASRRTPGTVLAVGTAVLLVLGAALAALVVLHVQGQAELRAARAELAAAGNPLLPEPHGPWSPHESSAAAQRRKDQLGRWLQGLALGWRYHEGRIYFFSGDRKAWGDAEAACRSAHAHLASVTSPEEQDYLAREARGGSYWIGLSATGPGGSWRWVDGAPYSQAKSFWAPGQPDSTDYGQWGQESCAQIHPVGNGLWNDHNCNFTFLWICKRDMSPP from the exons ATGGCAGCGCCGGGGCCCGACCTGTATGAGCCGCTGCAGATCCACTACCCACCCAGCGCCTCGGCAG cccccagggcGCCCCCGGCCGCGTCCCGTCGGACACCGGGCACCGTCCTGGCCGTGGGCACCGccgtgctgctggtgctgggagctgcgctggcagCGCTGGTCGTCCTGC ACGTGCAGGGCCAGGCGGAGCTGCGGGCAGCGCGGGCAGAGCTGGCGGCAGCGGGGAACCCTCTGCTGCCCGAGCCCCACG GTCCCTGGAGCCCCCATGAGAGCTCGGCAGCGGCGCAGAGACGAAAGGATCAGCTTG GGCGGTGGCTGCAGGGGCTGGCGCTGGGCTGGCGCTACCACGAGGGCAGGATCTACTTCTTCTCGGGGGACCGCAAGGCCTGGGGGGACGCGGAGGCCGCCTGCCGCTCCGCACACGCGCACCTGGCGTCCGTCACCAGCCCCGAGGAGCAG gattACCTGGCGCGGGAGGCGCGGGGCGGCTCCTACTGGATCGGGCTGTCGGCCACGGGCCCGGGTGGCTCCTGGCGCTGGGTGGATGGAGCCCCCTACTCACAGGCCAAGAG TTTCTGGGCGCCCGGACAGCCGGACAGCACCGACTACGGACAGTGGGGCCAGGAGAGCTGCGCCCAGATCCACCCCGTGGGCAACGGGCTCTGGAACGACCACAACTGCAACTTCACCTTCCTCTGGATCTGCAAGCGCGACATGAGCCCCCCCTGA